In the genome of bacterium, the window CGGGGCACGGTGTGGGGCTTCACGATCATGAGGCAGCCCTACATCCCGTCGTTCGAGCCGGAACTCCCCTACAACGTGGTGCTGGTGGAATTGGAGGAGGGACCGATGGTCTACTCCAACCTCGTCGGGATTGACAACGACGACATCGCCTGCGGCCTGGAAGTGGAAGCGGTGTTCGAGGACGCCACCGACGAGATCACCCTCATCAAGTTCCGCCCCGCCTGAGGGGGTGGGACTAGATGCTGGCTGGTCAGATGCTAGTCAGGCCGTGGGAGTGGCCGGCGGTGTAGCCGCCATCGACGGGCAGGGCGACGCCGGTCACGAATGAGGAGTCGTCGGAGGCCAAGAAGAAGGCTGCTCCGGCGATCTCCGAGGGGAGGCCCCAGCGCTTGAGTTTGTGCTGGTCGCGAATGCTGTCGGCGATGGGCCCGAGATGGGGAATGACCGACTGGAACATGGGGGTGTCGATGAAGCCGGGGCAGATGGCGTTGGCCCTGATATTGGCCGGGCCGTAGTCGTTGGCGATGTTCTTGGTGAGCAGGATCACCCCGCCCTTGGATGCGTTATAGGTGCTGCCCCCCTCGCAGCCTTCGAGGCCCTCGACGCTGGCAATGGTGATGATGCTCCCCGAGCGGGCCTCCACCATGGGCTTGAGGGCGGCCCGGCACGACAGCATGGTGCCCTTGAGGTTGATGTCCTGCACCCGGTCCCACTCCTCGACATCGAGGGTGTGAACCTGGCCGCCGCCAGCCACCCCGGCCGCGGTGACCAGCACGTCGAGCCGTCCGTGGTCTTTCATGATCTGGGCGACCAGCTCCTCTTGGGCGTCGGCGTCGCGCACGTCCACCAGATGGAAGCTGGACGCGGGGGCCGTTTCTTCCACTGCCTTCCAACCGTCGCTTTCGGCGATGTCAGAGCCGATCACCACGGCTCCCTCCTCGGCGAACCGTTCTGCGGAGGCCAGGCCGATGCCCGAAGCCGCTCCGGTGACCCACGCCACCCTGCCTTCTAACCGTCCCATCTCTGACACTCCTTGCTGTTATGCCACCAGGCGGACGCGTTGGTGTTTGACGGCCCCCAGGTGCAGATGGCCGTGGCGCTCGGGCTCGTCGACCAGTTCTAGGCGGGGCAGAATGGGCAGGATGGCTTTGAGCATGGCTCGAAGCTCCCAGCGGGCCAGATTGGCGCCCAAACAGAAGTGGACACCGTGGCCGAAGGCCATGTGGTGGTTGGGGTTGCGGCCCACGTCGAATCGGTAGGGATCGTCGAACACCGCATCGTCCCGGTTGGCCGACGGGTAGAACACGCCCACGGTGTCGCCCTCTCTGATGATTTGGCCGTGGCGCTCCACGTCAGCGGTGGCGGTGCGGGCGAACTGGATGACCGGGGATGTCCACCGCAGGATCTCCTCCACCGCCGGTTCGATCAGCGACTCATCGGCCAGGAGGCGGTCGATCTGGTCGGGGTTCTGGAGCAGGGCGGTCACACCCGAGGTGGTGGCGTTGCGGGTGGTCTCGTTGCCCGCGCCCAGTAGCAGGGTGATGTAGCCGGTGAGCTGCTGGATGTTGAGCGGGCAGCCGTCGACCTCACCCTGGACCACTGCACCGGTGAGGTCGTCGCGGGGCTCGGCCTGGCAGTCTTCGATAATCGACCCGATATAGGCACTGAATTGCTTGCCCATCCGAAACCTCAGCTCGTCGAAGGTCTCGCCCGGCTCGGCCCACCGCATGTGCTCCTCGTCGTTGAACCCCATCTCGGTGAACTTGTGGACCTTCGACCAGTCCTCGACGTCCAATCCCATAAGATCGCAGATGGTGGCCAGGGGCAGCTTGACGGCGTAGTCGAGCACCAGGTCGGCCTCACCGTTGCGCTCCAGCACCTCCACAAACTCGCCGGTGAACCGGGCGGCGTACTGGGCCAGGTGCTCCTCGTGTTCACGCATGGCCCGGGGGGTGAAGCGTCGAGCGGTGAGCAGGCGGAACCGGGTGTGGCGGGGTCGGTCCAAAAACACCATGTCCATGGGCTCGTCGAGGTCCCAGCCCAGTTCGGTGAGCCGCCGTTCCCGGCGCTCCCACATGCCCTTGTCGTCTTCGATGGAGGCCAGGCGAAGGCGGGGACCGCCGTTGATGAACAGCTTGTCGTTGGACGACACCCAGTGGATGTCCTCGTGGCGGGTGATGGCCCAGAATGGCTCGATGTCGGGGCGCTCGTACCAGTACACCGGGGCTTCGGCCCTCAGTAGATCCCATGCCGCCCACGGATAGCCGTGGTCGCGGTACAGATCGGTGGAGTGAATGTCGATCTCGTCGAGCGACAATGCCCTGGCGTCTGTGATGGTCATGCTTTGCTCCCCCGTGCTTTGCTGACAGGGACATATTGGCAGAGCGGCCATCAGCAGCCCTAAGCGTTACCTCCGGAGCCCTTCCCACAAACGGGAGCGGAGGGGTTCGGGGGCGACGAGTTGGAAGCTCTGGTCGTCTAGGCGGGCGAAGCCTTCCAACGGGTGGCCGGGGCGCCACCACAGGGCGTTGGGACTGACCGAGTTGGGGCCGGCCAGATACCGGATGTAGCTGGCCGCCAACATGGTTGCGGAGTCGTCCACGAACTGCTCGTCGAGCTCCACGGGACAGACCATGACGGTGTGGGCCGCGGGCACAGTCACCACCGCGCCCATATCGCCGATGTCGGGAACGGTGCGGCCAAAGTCGAGAAGGTGTCCAGTAACGAACAGGGTGTCGCCGGTGAGAATCTGGAATTGCTCGGGAGCATCGTCCCCCTCCAAGGGGTTCAGCGGCTCGTCCATCAGGGTATTGGCCAGCGCTGCTGCCATTACCTCGCCCTGCTCCACGCCCCATTCGCTGAAGTAGCTGCGGTCTACCGGGCAGGCGGCGCCGTCCAAGTCCACCGACAGACAGGCTGACAGTCCCAGTGGCAGAGGATCGCTTACTGCGTCGATCTGGCTCAGGTGATGGGCGCCAACCACTCTGACTCGCAGATCGGGCTGGAGTTGCTCGTAGTCGCCCAGGCGCTCGGCCAGGAGGTCGGGCGCGAAATCGTCGAGGCGGGCAACGTGGCTGTAGATGATGAGCCGCCAATCCTCGGCGTCGGCCGCCCGGCAGGTTTGGGCCAGGTTGGACAGGCCCAGCACGCAATCCATCTTCTCGACAGTCACGGTGCCCTCGGCCTCGTCGACGGTGTGCTCGCCGAATCGGGCTTGCACGACGCTCTCCACGTGGTTGAGGAAGTCGCGGAGTTGCTCTGGGGTCCACCACGGAGCCCAGGCGCAGGAAACAGGCGGAGCAGACACAGGCTCCTCCCCTCATTCATCAGCATTAGAGGGGAAGTTTGAGCTGACCGTAGCGGGTCTGCGCTGGGGATCGCTTGTGGAAATCTGTTTATTTCTATTTAATTTCCATTAATATAAAGCTAACGAGCCTGGTCACCGGCGACTACTAGGCTGAGGACATGGCTGACGCGGCGCTCATCGACATCGTCAAACGGCAAGGGTTGCGAAGACTGGATCAGCCGATAGAGCTGGCCAGCGGGGCCATGTCCAGCGATTTCGTCGACGTCAAGGTGGCCCTCTGTCGATGGGCCGACCTTCAGGTGGCCTGCCGGGCGATTGTTCAGCAGGTACAGCAGGCCGGCATCGAATTCGATGCGGCCGGAGGGATGACTATGGGAGCCGACTCGCTGGCGGTGGGCATCGCCGCCGAGACCGACGGTCAGTGGTTTTCGGTTCGAAAGGAGCCGAAGAAGCGGGGGACGAAACAGCAGATCGAAGGCACCTCCCTCGGTCCGGGCCACCGGGTGCTGCTGCTCGAGGACGCAACCACGACCGGGGGCTCCACGGAAAGGGCCTACGAGGTGATTCGCGACACCGGGGCTGAGGTGGTGGCCGTGGCCACAGTGATCGACCGGGGCGACACCGCCCGTCGCCGCTTCGAGGCACTGGGCTTGCCATACTTCCCCGCCCTCACCTACACCGACCTCGGCATCGAACCGGTGGTGCCGCCGGGCTAGACGGTGCTCGGGGCTAGCCCCCTCAGGTGGAACGGAGGGTGGTGGCGGGGAGGGATTCCAGCTGGTCGAGCAGCGACTTGCCGTCAAGGCGGGTGGGGGTGCCGGCCACCAGGATGTGATCGACGCCAGAGGGGGCGTCGGCGATGAGGCGCTCGCCGTTGGCGGGCATGTCATGGACCCGGCGGATGGGACCGACGTCGAGGCCGTCCCAATCGACCACGGTGATGTCGGCCACCGCGCCGGGGCGCAGGTAGCCCCGGTCGGGGGCCAGCCCGAGCATCTCGGCCAGCTCGCCGGTGAGCTTGTGGATGCCGGCCTCTGGGCTCATGACCTGACGGTCGCGCACCCAGCGGGACAGGAAGTCGGTGGGCATGACCGCATCGCAGATCTGGCCGACATGGGCGCCGGCGTCGGACAGACCCATGACCGCCCCTTCGGCCTGCATCAGGGAGGTCACGCCGTCGACCTCGTCGTTGGCGAAGGTGATCTCGAAGCGGGTCAGCAGCCCGTCGGCTAATGCGACGTCGCACATGGCGTCCCATGGTGAACAGCCCCGCTCGGCAGCCACTCCCCCCACGGTGTTGCCCACCAGCTCAGGCTGGTTGGGCGACTCCACGATGGCCAGGGTGTTCCAGCGGGAGGCCAAAAGGCCGTTGGCGTCGAGGTCGGCCTGGACCCGGGCCCGCCAATCAGGGTCGGCGTACAGGGTGGGGCGGTCTTCGTGGGCCAGAGCCACCAGTTCCTTGAACGAGCCCATGGTGTAGAAGGAGGTGGGTTCGATCATGGTGACGTGCTGGGTGATGGGTCGACAGGTGACCTGCACCCACACATCGGCCCCGGCAGCCCGTCCGGCCAGGTGGTCGGCCAGCTTGGTGCGGTAGTCGGCCCGAGAGGAGGCCGCGGCCGGGTAGGTGAGGATGGATGACCAGTTGAGCCGGCGGCCCAGGTTGGGCTGGAAGTCGTACACCCAGAGGTAGTTCTCCCCCGGCGCCACATGCACCACGCCCCGGCCGACCTCGGCGGTGACTCCGATAAGGGCCTCGGTCTCGGACTGGGAAGCGGCGATGGACGGCACCGGGCGGCCGCCGTCGCCCAGGTGGAACCCAGCCCGGTCGGTGGAGAACCCCAGTGCACCGCCGGTGATGGCCTCGGCCACCGCCGCCTTCATTTGGTTGATTTCCTCGGGGGTGGCCTCCCGCTCGTAGGCGTCTTGGCCCATGACGTAGAGCCGCACCGCGGTGTGACCCACGTAGCCGCCGAAGTTCACCGCCAGGCCCCGTTGCTGGATCACATCCAGGTATTCGCCGTAGGTCTCGAAGTCCCATTTGACGCCGGCCTCCAGGGTGGCCACCCGCATGTCCTCCACCTTGTCGAGGGTGCGGATGAGCGAGGCCCGGTCGGCGGCTTTGGTGGGGGCAATGCTGTAGCCGCAGCTGCCGGCCACCACCGAAGTGACGCCGTGCCAGCAGGATGACGACAGCCAGGGGTCCCAGAGCACCTGGGGGTCGTAGTGGGTGTGGCAGTCGATGAAGCCGGGGCACACGAAGCGGCCGGTGGCGTCGATCTCGGTGGGGGCTTTGACGGTTTCCTCGATTTGGGTGATGCGGCCGTTGGTGATGCCAATGTCGGCGCGGCGGCCTGGATTGCCTGTGCCGTCTATGACGGTGCCACCGCGTATAGATATTTCTGCGGTCACGTGTTCAATCTAGGCGACTGGTTCCGCGTGCATCCGGGCTGGCGGGTCAGTGTTTCGTGAGGTGGAGCTTGTCGCGAACGGCTTCGGGGCCGAGGACTTGGTAGTTCATGGCTTCGAGGATGGTTACGGCTCGGGCGGCCAGCCCGACGGTCGAAACGTTTCGGGATCGGCCAGCACCGTCGGCCCACTCAGCCACCACGAGCTCGCCGTCGAGACGAACGCCGCTAAGCGGATGCCACTCGTAACGGTAGAAGTCAGGCGTGAGCGGTCCTGCCATCGCCAAAAGCGCATACCAGCAATATGATTGCTGGTATGCCTTCTCGCCAGCTCGATTTTCCAGTTTTCGACGCCGACAACCACATGTACGAGACCACCGAGGCGCTCACCAAGCACCTGCCCGACAGCCACCGGGGACTCATCGACTACATCGACCACAACGGCCGCACCAAGATCATGGTGAGGGGCAAGATCAGCGAGTACATCCCCAACCCCACGTTCCAGCGGGTGGGCTCGCCCGGCGCCCAAGAGGAGTACTTCAAGCACGGCAATCCGGAGGGGAAGTCGCGCCGAGAGATCATGAAGCCGATCGACGCCCTGCCGGCGTTTTTCTCTCCCGAGCCACGGCTGGAGCTGATGGATGAGCTGGGCCTGGACTACGCCATGATGTACCCCACACTGGCGTCGCTGGTGGAGGAGCGCTTCCGGGACGCCCCCGACGAGTGCCACATCGTCATCCATGCCCTCAACCAGTGGATGCTGGAGCACTGGACGTTCAACTACGAGGGCCGCATCTTCCCGGTGCCCATCGTGACCCTGCCCATTGTGGACAAGGCCATCGAGGAACTGGAGTGGTGTGTGGAGCGGGGAGCCCGAGCGGTTCTCATTCGTCCCGCACCGCCTCCCGGCCTCCGAGGGCCGCGCTCGTTTGCCCTTCCTGAATTCGACCCGTTCTGGGAGCGGGTGGTGGAACTTGACGTGCTGGTAACCATGCACGCCTCCGACAGCGGCTACACCCGGTTCACCAACGAGTGGGAGGGCGCCAGCGGGGAGATGATGGCGTTCAACCAGTCGCTGTTCCAGATGTCGGTGATGCACAACCGCGCCATCGAAGACGCGGTGACCTCGTGGGTGGCCCACGGCGCGCTCACCCGGCATCCCCAGCTGAAGGTGGCCATAATCGAGAACGGCAGCTCATGGGTGCGCCCGCTGCTATCCCACTTGGAGACGTGCTACCAGCGGTTCCCCCACACGTGGGAAGAGCATCCCGTGGACGCCATCAGGCGCAATATCTGGATCCACCCCTTCCACGAGGACGACCCGGTGGGGCTGATCGACGTGGTGGGAGTGGACAACGTGGTGTTCGGCTCGGACTACCCCCATGTGGAGGGCATGGCCGACCCGATCTCGTTCGTGGATCAGCTCGAAGGGCTACCCGACGACCAAATCCGCAAGGTGATGGGCGGCAACATGTCCCGCCTGATGAAGGTGGCCTAGGGCCTAGCTCCCGGCCCTCGAATTGTGCGAGTCAGCAAAGGGCTCAACAGGGAATCAGCTCGTGCTTCTTTGCTCCATGTCGATGACCGTCAGTTCCTTGTAGATCGACCCCCAAAGGGCTGGCGAGCGTCCAGCAGCGTGAAGGTCTCGGCCCGTCGTGTTGAAGTGCTCGTAAAACACTCGTAGCAGTTGGCCTCCCGCAGCGACCCAGAGTTCTTTCACGCTTTCGAAGCCGTCGCGCCATTCGACTCCCCGGTATTGCCCGTATGAGGCCCCATTTTGAGATTGGACAAGCAAGAGCCGGAAGCTAGCCAACACGGGGTACAGGGCGGGACGCCTGAGCCTCTTGTCGGATTTCACTCCCTCCAAGAACGGGAACTCGAATTTGGGCCTCTCCGGCTTTGTCGACTCAACCATTTCCAGACTGCCGTATTTCCCCCCCGTCCCCGATGCTCCGCCAATCTGCTGCCACCGGTGCTCAGAGTCGCTGGCAATCAGATCGTGCAGGTGCAGGATGTCTCTGAGGATCGGCGTGAGTCGCCGGTAGCGATCAGCGTCGTTCTGGAACCGCTCGATCATCGACGCCTTGCGCCGGTAAGCATCCACGGGGTGGCGATTGCGGTCGGGGTATTGGGCGATATCGAAGCACGACATGATGGCGATGATGTCCACCACGTCGATTTCCCCGTCTTCGCCCTCGTGCCACGCGATGCGGTCTGCCCAACCGTCGGGCGCCAAGGCGTCTTTGAGGAATTGGAATTCCTTCTTCAAGTCGAGAAGCGATTTCGCCTGGACCTGCATGCTCGTGTTGCGGCCGCCGGCGATATCAGTGATGAGTTCCGCTGCGGGAAGGCCAGTCATGACCTCCAGCCGGATGTACTCGTTGCTTGGTGCCATGCCCTCTTGCACCGCTTTGCGGACGATCTCATATGAGTGCCCGCCGTCGACGATTCCATAGCCGGAGTCCGGTGGGAAGTGAAGCTCGTACAGTTCCATGCCGTCCTCGCGGGACTCCCTAGACTTCGAGACGGCGGATGCGACTATGGCTATCCCCCGGTGTTTCAGGTGGAAGGTGCCTTCGCGACTGTCATCTAGCTGGCACAGCGATCTCGACACGTCACGATACACGGGTCGGTTGACATTGGGCTCCCGAGGATTCGCATCCAGAGGGATGTCGGCCGGAAATTCGCTCGCCGGCACAAGCAAGTAGTGGGTCTCAGCGCCCCCGAAATTCGGATCGGGCATCCGCCGAGCGCTCTTGACTACGACAGGAACAACGTGGTTGCTCATCATTCTCTTCTCCAGTGCCCGCATCCGCAGACCTCGATTGATATGTAGCCGCTCCCGGCATCCGCCAAGGCGACCCCCAAAGACTATCTGCAACCCCTGCCAACAACAATTACCCCGATCGAGCGGAGTGATCCCCTGTCCAGCTATCAGCCCAATCAGTCGATCTCTCAGTCAAGGTAAGGCCCCCCTCTATTTCTCATTGCCGGCATTCCTCTCCACCGCAGACCAGAATGCTCTTTGCTGTAAGTGCGGTCAGATGGAGAGCAAGTCAAGGGTCGGAGGCGCCACAGCTTGGGGGACTACCCAATGCATACCAAACCCTCTAGCGGTGCCCCTTCAATCTGCTTCGATCTCGTCGCGGTGCGTGAAAATTGAGGCATCGCGCAGTGCCCGGGCAACGGACGGAGGCTTTTCACCGACGACGAGCGCGTGGGCTTCGTTGCCAGTAATCGGATCCCAGACGACAGACTGTCCTTCGGCCACTGCATCCGAGCAGGCAAGGGCGGATACGCCTACGGATGTGTCGGTCATCGTGGTCGACATATCCAGTCGGACACTGGCCACGTCGACCGACATTTTGGGGTCTTTGAATGCCGCTGATATGACGCGGCCCTGCTGGAAATGGCTACGGTGAATTCTACGCCACAGAATCTCACCTGAAGCCACTGGCTCCTCGGTCATTCGGCTCTGTCGGACCTCATCTGAGCAATGGCCGCACCCAGCTCTCCCCATACCTGCTCGTCTCCCAGGTGGGCGGATCGCTGATCTTCTGTGCCGTCTGGCCGGACGATGTAGATGGCCATAGGGCCTTCTGGCGGGACCTCCACCTCGATTTCTGTGTCGTCGCCGTACCACTCGATCTGAATGCCACCGTCGTACATAGGTGCAACAACGGGTGCTGGCCCGCCCTTAGCAACTCGGTGGAGAATCCTTATAGTGTCCGATATCGAGTCATGACTTATGGGCTGTTCGCCGTAGCCGTTCCAATCCGCCTCTAGAAGCCGGAGCTCGCGCAAGCTGCTCCAGATTTCGCGAAACCATGGCTCCACGCGGAGCTCGCCTATGAAGCGCTGAATGCTGTTCGGAGACAAACGGCAGACGGCTTGTGGATTCGTTACCGTCTCGGAAATTGCCTCGCGAGCACTTTGTGGCCAGCCCTTCTCCTCTGCGGAGGGCCCTATTGCAGGCCAGCATCTATCCACAGGCAGCGCTATTGCCATTATCGCGTCCTCCCCCAGATGT includes:
- a CDS encoding SDR family NAD(P)-dependent oxidoreductase, which translates into the protein MGRLEGRVAWVTGAASGIGLASAERFAEEGAVVIGSDIAESDGWKAVEETAPASSFHLVDVRDADAQEELVAQIMKDHGRLDVLVTAAGVAGGGQVHTLDVEEWDRVQDINLKGTMLSCRAALKPMVEARSGSIITIASVEGLEGCEGGSTYNASKGGVILLTKNIANDYGPANIRANAICPGFIDTPMFQSVIPHLGPIADSIRDQHKLKRWGLPSEIAGAAFFLASDDSSFVTGVALPVDGGYTAGHSHGLTSI
- a CDS encoding AIPR family protein gives rise to the protein MPDPNFGGAETHYLLVPASEFPADIPLDANPREPNVNRPVYRDVSRSLCQLDDSREGTFHLKHRGIAIVASAVSKSRESREDGMELYELHFPPDSGYGIVDGGHSYEIVRKAVQEGMAPSNEYIRLEVMTGLPAAELITDIAGGRNTSMQVQAKSLLDLKKEFQFLKDALAPDGWADRIAWHEGEDGEIDVVDIIAIMSCFDIAQYPDRNRHPVDAYRRKASMIERFQNDADRYRRLTPILRDILHLHDLIASDSEHRWQQIGGASGTGGKYGSLEMVESTKPERPKFEFPFLEGVKSDKRLRRPALYPVLASFRLLLVQSQNGASYGQYRGVEWRDGFESVKELWVAAGGQLLRVFYEHFNTTGRDLHAAGRSPALWGSIYKELTVIDMEQRSTS
- a CDS encoding phosphoribosyltransferase family protein, which gives rise to MADAALIDIVKRQGLRRLDQPIELASGAMSSDFVDVKVALCRWADLQVACRAIVQQVQQAGIEFDAAGGMTMGADSLAVGIAAETDGQWFSVRKEPKKRGTKQQIEGTSLGPGHRVLLLEDATTTGGSTERAYEVIRDTGAEVVAVATVIDRGDTARRRFEALGLPYFPALTYTDLGIEPVVPPG
- a CDS encoding Zn-ribbon domain-containing OB-fold protein, which produces MSKGGGYAKPLPTVTHEDREFWTAARQHRFVLPECRACGHVWFPPYASCPLCLSFDRGWTEASGRGTVWGFTIMRQPYIPSFEPELPYNVVLVELEEGPMVYSNLVGIDNDDIACGLEVEAVFEDATDEITLIKFRPA
- a CDS encoding amidohydrolase family protein, whose product is MPSRQLDFPVFDADNHMYETTEALTKHLPDSHRGLIDYIDHNGRTKIMVRGKISEYIPNPTFQRVGSPGAQEEYFKHGNPEGKSRREIMKPIDALPAFFSPEPRLELMDELGLDYAMMYPTLASLVEERFRDAPDECHIVIHALNQWMLEHWTFNYEGRIFPVPIVTLPIVDKAIEELEWCVERGARAVLIRPAPPPGLRGPRSFALPEFDPFWERVVELDVLVTMHASDSGYTRFTNEWEGASGEMMAFNQSLFQMSVMHNRAIEDAVTSWVAHGALTRHPQLKVAIIENGSSWVRPLLSHLETCYQRFPHTWEEHPVDAIRRNIWIHPFHEDDPVGLIDVVGVDNVVFGSDYPHVEGMADPISFVDQLEGLPDDQIRKVMGGNMSRLMKVA
- a CDS encoding amidohydrolase family protein — translated: MTAEISIRGGTVIDGTGNPGRRADIGITNGRITQIEETVKAPTEIDATGRFVCPGFIDCHTHYDPQVLWDPWLSSSCWHGVTSVVAGSCGYSIAPTKAADRASLIRTLDKVEDMRVATLEAGVKWDFETYGEYLDVIQQRGLAVNFGGYVGHTAVRLYVMGQDAYEREATPEEINQMKAAVAEAITGGALGFSTDRAGFHLGDGGRPVPSIAASQSETEALIGVTAEVGRGVVHVAPGENYLWVYDFQPNLGRRLNWSSILTYPAAASSRADYRTKLADHLAGRAAGADVWVQVTCRPITQHVTMIEPTSFYTMGSFKELVALAHEDRPTLYADPDWRARVQADLDANGLLASRWNTLAIVESPNQPELVGNTVGGVAAERGCSPWDAMCDVALADGLLTRFEITFANDEVDGVTSLMQAEGAVMGLSDAGAHVGQICDAVMPTDFLSRWVRDRQVMSPEAGIHKLTGELAEMLGLAPDRGYLRPGAVADITVVDWDGLDVGPIRRVHDMPANGERLIADAPSGVDHILVAGTPTRLDGKSLLDQLESLPATTLRST
- a CDS encoding cytochrome P450, whose protein sequence is MTITDARALSLDEIDIHSTDLYRDHGYPWAAWDLLRAEAPVYWYERPDIEPFWAITRHEDIHWVSSNDKLFINGGPRLRLASIEDDKGMWERRERRLTELGWDLDEPMDMVFLDRPRHTRFRLLTARRFTPRAMREHEEHLAQYAARFTGEFVEVLERNGEADLVLDYAVKLPLATICDLMGLDVEDWSKVHKFTEMGFNDEEHMRWAEPGETFDELRFRMGKQFSAYIGSIIEDCQAEPRDDLTGAVVQGEVDGCPLNIQQLTGYITLLLGAGNETTRNATTSGVTALLQNPDQIDRLLADESLIEPAVEEILRWTSPVIQFARTATADVERHGQIIREGDTVGVFYPSANRDDAVFDDPYRFDVGRNPNHHMAFGHGVHFCLGANLARWELRAMLKAILPILPRLELVDEPERHGHLHLGAVKHQRVRLVA